From Acipenser ruthenus chromosome 23, fAciRut3.2 maternal haplotype, whole genome shotgun sequence, the proteins below share one genomic window:
- the LOC117964586 gene encoding Fc receptor-like protein 5: protein MCCSDEYRCVKISLVVKNVSISQPVASINTELLVLAGTRVQLTCHSSSGSMPIQYHWYHQDPSLGTYSMVNSDATLVFDPCKAENSGQYQCSASNLISNQTSNVLNFTVEEYLSIPYVDADPEELFVFEGQAVTLWCKVTAGSPPIIWTWHRVKENRLEIVSSQQELKLDRVQDSGPYYCQANNSLRGMAQGQTSERHGVHIVPKPVEFALAEAALALVLLCCVTALILVIVWLLIRKKKAALSKPLDGTQHPVSAKAQKKNYGPQVMAGRKNG from the exons ATGTGCTGCTCTGATGAATACCGATGTGTAAAAATCTCACTGGTGGTAAAGAACG TTTCTATCTCTCAGCCAGTGGCGAGCATAAACACTGAGTTGCTAGTGCTGGCTGGCACTCGTGTCCAACTGACATGCCATTCCTCCTCCGGCTCCATGCCAATCCAGTACCACTGGTACCATCAGGACCCCTCTTTGGGCACCTACAGCATGGTGAATTCTGATGCCACCCTGGTGTTTGATCCCTGCAAAGCGGAGAATTCGGGACAATACCAATGCTCCGCCTCAAACTTAATTAGCAATCAAACGAGCAACGTGCTTAACTTCACTGTAGAGG AATATCTCTCGATTCCCTATGTGGATGCCGACCCCGAGGAGCTGTTTGTATTTGAAGGACAGGCCGTTACCCTGTGGTGCAAGGTGACTGCCGGCTCCCCGCCCATCATCTGGACCTGGCACAGAGTCAAAGAGAATCGCCTGGAGATAGTCAGCAGCCAGCAAGAGCTGAAACTGGACAGGGTGCAGGACAGCGGACCGTATTACTGTCAAGCCAATAACAGCTTGAGGGGCATGGCGCAAGGACAAACCAGCGAGAGACACGGCGTCCACATTGTACCCAAACCAG TGGAGTTTGCTTTGGCAGAAGCAGCCTTGGCTCTCGTTCTGCTCTGCTGTGTGACGGCCTTAATCTTGGTTATTGTCTGGCTTCTTATCCGGAAGAAGAAAGCAGCCTTGAGCAAACCTCTAGATG GCACGCAGCATCCTGTTTCAGCAAAAGCTCAGAAAAA gaaCTATGGGCCTCAAGTCATGGCAGGAAGGAAAAACGGGTAA